The genomic region AGAGTTATTGCATTGGAATATAGACAAGCATTATCTGCAGGACCTTGCAAACAAGGGGGTAAATATCCCCAAAACGCTATTTATTGAAAAAGGTCAAAAACATACACTGCATAAAACTGTTGACGAAGCTATAGAAACCCTAGATTTTACTTGCAATGATTATATTTTAAAACCCTGTGTTTCCGGTGCGGCAAGGCATACCTATAAAATGCACAAATCGGAAATTTCGCAACATGAGGCCATATTCCAAAAACTGATTTCGTCCGAAGCCCTAATGTTGCAGGAGTTTCAAAAAAATATAGTTGCGCATGGGGAAGTATCAATGATGATATTTGAAGGGATTTTTACCCATGCCGTACTCAAAGTGGCCAAAGCAGGCGACTTTAGGGTGCAGGACGATTTTGGGGGCAGTGTTCACACCTACGATGCCACAAAAGATGAGATTGCCTTTGCCAAAAAGGTCGTTGCTGCTTGTCCGGAACTGCCCCTGTATGCCAGGGTAGATATTTTTAGGGATAACATGAATAAACTGGCTTTGGCCGAATTGGAAATTTTTGAACCGGAATTGTGGTTCAGGTATTTTCCCAAAGCCGCCACTATTTTGGCGCAAAGTATAAAACGCACATATTTTTCATGAAGAAACTATTTAAAATCACAGGAGTTGTATTGGGCCTTTTATCGATAGGTCTTCTCATTTTTGGTTGGTTTAGCAATGAACCCCTCCCAGAGGGAAAATCTGGCCCAGAAGCAGATGCTTTGGCGCGTACAATGTTGAAAGCCATGAATTACGACAAATATAAAAACACACGGTTTTTGGAGTGGTCCTATCAAGGTGGCACACATCAGTACAAATGGGACAAGGCCATGGGAAAAGTAGAGGTAAAATGGAGCGATTACACCGTAGACCTTGATCTAAACGAAACCTCGAAAAGTATCGCCTTTGAAAACAGTACGGCATTACCACCAAAAGAGAATAGGGACATCGTTAACGTAGCCTGGGAATATTTTAACAATGACTCCTTTTGGTTGGTCGCCCCGTTTAAAGTTTTTGATGAAGGTGTACAGCGAAGCTTGGTAGAACTTGAAGATGGTTCTGATGGACTTTTGGTTACCTACACTACCGGAGGTACTACGCCCGGAGATAGCTATTTATGGAAACTGCAACCCAACGGGTTCCCCTACAGTTTTAAAATGTGGGTCAAAATCATACCTATCGGGGGTTTGGAAGCTACTTGGGACGATTGGCAAATTATGGAAAGTGGTACATTTTTACCGAAATCGCATAAGCTAGGCCCCATAACGCTAGAAGTGGGAAATCCCAAAGCGTACAATTAAATTTCCGTGAGGCCATATTCGCTTAATAATACCTGCCATTCGTTGGTTTCCATAATTTCGAGAATACGTTGCGAAATGGCTTGTTCCAAAACTGTTTGGTCCTTTGCCAAGCCAAAGGCATAAAATTGCACATCAAATTTTACGGGTAAAATATTCAATCTTCCCAAAGTGGAATCCTGTTGTATGCGATATTTTAGAATAGGTTCATCATACATAAAGGCCTCGATTTTATTGTCCTTTAAATCGATCAGCCCTTCTGTCACGTTATCGTATAAATGGATATCCTTAAAAAAATGGGCTTTTAAAAAACCTGTAGTCCCGGTGTTCTTTACCGAGCCGACTTTTCTTTCCTTGAATTCATTAAAGCTATCCGGGTCACTGTTCAACTGGGTTACGGTTAAGCTTGACGCAATACTGGCCGTAAGCCCCGAAATAAACAAAAGACCGGTAAACATTAAGACGAGTGCCGCTATTTTACCAAAACCACTTTTTGGGGCCTTATCGCCATAACCAACGGTAGTCAATGTAACGGCAGACCACCAAAGACCGTCCCAAATGCCCTTTTGATACCGCCCCTAAAATGTTCGGGATTCGCTTTTCGCTCAAAATACCAACCTAAAAATCCGAATAATAGAATAATGGCCAACAAAAGCAACAACCCTTTCAGGAAATTTATATTAAAAAAGCCCTCTATAAATTGATAAATTTTTTGAAAGGAGGAAAGTTCAGCAACGGCTACCGTGGAGTTCGAAGCGTAAAACGAGTGGGTAAATTCCATTTTATTACTACGCTCACTTGTAATGGTCAAGGGGTTTATCGAAACATCAATACTGCCATTCTTTAGGGAATCCAACATAGTGGAAAAACCCATGGGGATAAATCTGTATTTTAAATCCAGGTCTTTGGCAACACGTTTCCACAACCAAATGTTTATGCCCTGTAGTGTGGCGTTTTTATTAATTATGAAGGGTGGCGCCGCCGTATAACCCACCAATAATGTGTCTTTTTGGGTTTGGGCATTTGAAATGCCCACGCTTAATAAAAGCAGCAAAACCATAAGAAATTTTCGTGTGTGTAGCATAATTCAATGTGTATTGTGCAAGAATATGATATCACTATGTCACAGTTCCACTGATTTTTCAATCATAAAATTCAATCAAATTGAAAGAATTTCATCCAAATGCATAATGGATTTCCATATTCATTTTAAATATACAATTTTTGAAAAGCTTTGATAACGGCTATATTTATTTGGGTCCCGAACGAATATTATATCTTTGATGAACAATCAAAACTAGGGTCATGACCATAAAATTATTGCATGCAAAAGAACTTAACGCAACCATACAGTCCCAAGTTGAGGCCTTGTACAAACAACTCAATGCGGTAAACGTACAACGCCCTTTGGAGCAAATTCTTCACGAGAACAACAATGTCATTGTTGCTGTTTGTAGGGATAACGAAGCGGTGGTTGCCATCGCGATGTTATCCACCTACATTATCATTTCGGGCCATAGGGGCATCGTAGAGGACGTTGTGGTAGATTCCGCATATCGTGGAAAAGGCATCGGAAAGAAATTGATGCAAAAACTTTTGGAAGAGGCAAAAAAACAAAAATTGGATGAAATTCTATTGTTTACCGGCCATCATAGGACCGCCGCCATTAATTTGTATAAAGGTTTGGGATTTACACTGCGAAAAAGCGGTGTCTACAATATGAAATTGTAAAACTACACTTTCTTTACATATTTCAACTGGCTTTTTAGTTCATCCATAGATTCTTGGAGCTGTTTTAGCAATCCTTTTTCGGTCGTGGCGTCCTCACCAAAGGTTATTTTGCTGCTTATCTGCCAAATTTCTTGAATTTGAAAGGGTTTTATCTCGTATGGCGGATAGGTTTCGTTCAAAGAAACCAAAGTAATGTTATTGGAATTGGGTTTGCGTTCTATTTTTTTGACCAAAACGGCGTCCAGTAATACCACAACGTACATTTTGTTTGGGTTTACGTCATCAATATGCTCAGTAGCTTTGGCCAGTACCCACTCACCAGGCTTAAGATTGGGTAACATACTTTCACCTTCTATCTGAAAACCGCGGTAGGTAGCGTTCCTAAATTCGGGAATGGGCAGGTCAAAAGCAGGCAATTGCTCATACCAACTTGTATCCTGAATGTTTTGGGGATATCCCGCAGCCGCTTTGGCATTGACCAAGACCATATTTTCGTTTTCTGAGGAATCTATGGTAACCACCTTGGGGATAACGCTGGTTTTTGAGGTTTCCAAATATTGGTTTTCACTTTCCCCGAACAACCATAGCGGATTTATTTTAAATTGTTTCAATAGTTCGGCCACAACCCTGCCCGAAAGTTTGGTGCGCCCACGTTCTATATCGGCAGTAGTGTTTGAGATACCCAGTAGTTTGGCGAATTCGGCCTGAGTATATCCCAATTCCCTACGAATGTCGATAAAACGCTTTAAAGTGAATTCATTCTCCATATCCCAAATATAGTCAATTTGGATATATTCCAAAAAATAATTTGGATTATTTCCATTTTTAGGAATTATTCCATAATTTTGGATTAATTACAATTGAGCAAATGTCATTTGAACGTATAAAAGAAAAACTGAACATTTTGGCCGACGCTGCCAAATACGATGTTTCCTGTTCCAGTAGCGGAAGCAAGCGCACCAATACCAATAAGGGTTTGGGTGATAGTTCCGGTATGGGCATTTGCCACAGTTATTCCGAAGATGGCCGTTGCATTTCCCTTTTAAAGATTCTTTTGACCAATTACTGCATTTTTGATTGTGCCTATTGCGTTACACGAAAAAGTAGCGACATTAAACGTGCGGCCTTTAAGATTCAAGAGGTCGTTGATCTGACCATCAATTTTTACAGGCGAAACTATATTGAAGGGCTCTTTTTGAGCTCTGGCATTTTTAAGAGCCCAGACTACACCATGGAGCGCCTAGTCGCGGTAGCCAAAAAACTACGTTTGGAAGAAAATTTCAATGGTTATATCCATTTGAAATCCATTCCAGGAGCAAGTGATGAGTTGATGCGTGAAGCCGGATTATATGCGGATAGGCTTTCGGTGAATATAGAAGTCCCTACGATATCTGGCTTAAAGTTATTGGCACCGGACAAAAAACATGAAGATTTCACCAAACCGATGTTGAAGGTCAAAAATGAAATCATTCAGTATAAAGCCGAAAAGAAAATCATCAAAAGTACCCCAAAATATGCGCCTGCCGGGCAAAGTACACAAATGATCATCGGTGCTACGGGAGAATCGGACAGGGATATTATGTATTCCGCTACCCATTATTATAAAAATTATAATATGAAGCGGGTATACTACTCGGGTTACGTGCCTGTCGCCGAGGACAGCCGATTACCGGCCATAGGTACCCAAGTACCCATGCTACGTGAAAATAGACTGTACCAGACCGATTGGCTCTTGCGTTTTTACGGTTTTAACGTTACCGAAATTTTAAACGACATACACCCAAATTTGGATATGGATATTGATCCCAAATTGAGTTGGGCCTTGCGAAACCTCGAACATTTTCCGGTAGACGTCAATAGAGCCGACAAACGTATGTTGGCCCGAGTACCGGGATTGGGCATGAAATCAGTTCATAAAATCATACATGCGAGAAGGTTTCGAAAATTGAATTGGGAGCATTTGAAGAAAATAGGTGTTGCCTTAAATCGTGCGAAATACTTTATGGTGTGTGACTCTAACCAATGGGAGCGGCGCGATATGGAAGCGCAAAAAATAAAGGGATTGATTTTACGGAATTCCGTAGGTAAGTTTAGAAAAGAATATAGCAACCAATTGCAGTTGTTCAATTAAAACATTGTTTTGAACATCTGGTTTTTGTGCGTTTTGATAAATTAAAATCAAAGAATACGTGTGCAGTTTAAAGTATTCGTTTTTCGATATGAATTTCGCTCTTTTTGAATCGTGAAATTCACTCGAAGTGACATGTTTATCAAATGTGAAATGAGTTTAGGTATTGATTTTTTTGACTTGTGCTTAAAATGATATCATCAAAAAAAGGTAAAATGAAAAGATTACTTGATATGGAGCAAAACCGCTCTGCATTATTAAAATTGGGGTATGATTTTGTCGTTTTTAAAAGTAGGCTCAAAAAGTCTATGATCAGGTTCAAAAAGAGATTATTGAGATGAACATGATTATTTTGGAAAAGTATATCGGACTTGTGGTTTAGCGTAGAGATTTGGAAATCCGGTCCAAGTTTTATGAAGAGATTCAAAAGGACATTAAAATGAATATTATATGAAAAATTCTAAAATCTTGATCTATGACGGAAGTTTTAATGGATTCTTAACCGCTGTATTTATTGCTTTTGAAGAAAAAGTACCGGTTTCGGATATCCAAAAAAACTCCGTGAGACAAAGTGGACTTTTTTCCGAAACCGAAACTATATTTACCCAAACGGACAAAGCCCAACGGGTGTGGAAGGGTATTCAAAAGAAAAGCAATAGTGCCGTAAAAAATATTTACTTCGCCTATTTGAGCGAGAATAAAGGTATTGAGCTCCTACTCTACAGGTACATTCGGAAACTATTTGCAAATAAAAACTCCATTCATTCCGATTATTCGGATGGTGTGGTTTTAAAAATTAGCCAGTTGGCCCGTAGTGTGGGTAGGGAAAAACACCGTATGGAAGCCTTTGTACGCTTTCAATTGACCCAAGACCAAATTTATTTTGCCAATATTGAGCCGGACTTTGATGTGCTACCGTTGATTTCCAAGCATTTCAAATCCCGTTATGCAGATCAACAATGGATTATTTATGATGTAAAACGAAAGTATGGCCTGTTTTACAATCTACACCAGGTAGAGATCATTGCCTTGGATATGGATGAAGTCTATGCCAATAGCATTCGTAAAAACGACCGTTTCTTGGGCGAAGAGTACTCTTACCAAGAGTTATGGAACAATTACTTTAAGAGTACCAACATAAAATCCCGTATCAACAAAAAGCTACATACACAACACGTACCCAAACGGTACTGGAAATACCTTTCCGAAAAGAAAACGGCTATATGAATGTTGTTTGTAATATATAAAAGTCAGTTAAAATTGTTTGTATGAAAATTTATTTTGAACATCTATAAATTGAAAACTATAACGTCAATATGGCATAAACATCTTTTCATCTGATGAGTTTTGTCATAAATCTAATAACGGAACGATTTGTGACATTCTTATGTTAAAGGATTGAGTGTTGGGACAAGACTGTTAGATACGTTTTATGTCAAGTGCACATTAGTGTTCCACGCGCAGGCTTCGGCTGACGTGTGAAGAGAGATTCCAATCTCGCAAATCTTCATCAATGTTATTAGAAGTTGCATTGAGAGGACTGTGAGTTGAGCTGTCTTAGTTTCTATTTCTGCCGATACTATCATAAATGGTTGTGTTTGTAAAGATACGAACTTTATTCTATCAATGAGTGGCGTTGCCCATAGCGAAAGTGAAAAGCAACTTCAGGATTGTATCTACCGATAAATAAGCCACGACCAACCTCAATCCTTTTTTTATAACCAATAGTTGAATATGAATGATGAATGGCTGAAATTTAAAAAGTACCCTCATATTGGAAAACCGCTAACCAACAAAAAGGATAAAAAGTGGTTGAAAAATTATATTAATAATCCTGAGAATATCGCCAATCATAAGTTCGTACCTCTTTTACACAGAACCTTAAGTCAGAGAAAATACAGACCTCTTGAAAATGCACCAAAAAACAAAAGTGGTAAAAGACAAAGAACAGTTAGTGATAAAAAAGAGCGTCATATCTACTTCCCATCACATTTAGATTCTATTATTTACAGCTATTACAGTCATCTTCTAACTAAAGCTTATGAAGATTTTCTAGAGGACAAGCCTTACGGTTCTGTAGCAGTTGCGTATAGAAAAATACCAATTGGAAATGGTAAAAGTGGGAATAAATCCAATATCGAATTTGCTTTTGAGGCTTTCGAATTCATAGAAAAAAACAAACATCTAAAGTTATCAATAATAGTAGCTGACGTAACTTCATTTTTTGACAATTTAGACCACCGAATTCTGCATAGTCAATGGAAACGTGTTTTGAACACCGATAATCTACCAAAAGACCATTATACAATATTCAAAAATTTGGTTGACAACAAATACGTAAATGAAAACGAATTATTTAAACGGTTTCAACATAAATTAATAATAGAAAGGTTCTTGCCGAATGATACTTCACAGAAAGTTCTCAAGCGTAAAAAAGTGAGCAAAATTTATAATATGCGACACGAAAATGTAGTCGCTTTTTGTGATAAAGATGAGTTCTTTGAAGAAGCGACTGACTTAATTAGAACCGATAAACCATACAAAAAAGATATTCGTCAAAAACTCAACAAAAAAGAAAAGAAAGGAATTCCCCAAGGTACACCTATTAGTGCAACTCTCGCAAATATTTATATGTTAGATTTTGATGAACGAGTTCATTCAAAAACTACTTCGAGAAATGCATATTACCAAAGATATAGTGACGATTTAATAATCATTTGCGCCCAAGAGGATGAAGAATATTTTTATGACCTAATCCGTAAAGAAATAGAAGTCGAAGCAAATCTTGACATTCAACCAAAAAAAACCAATACTTACAGATATGAGCTTAACGAAAACTCTGAATTTTATGGAGGTTCAATAAAAAATGGAATTTTGAACCCAAATAAACAATTAGAATATTTAGGGTTTATGTATGATGGCTCAAAAATCAGAGTAAAAACAGCAGGTTTTTCGAAATTTTATAGAACAATGAAAAGGTCATTTAGACGTGGAGCACATTTTGCAAAAAAAGCACATATTCCATCTGACTCACTTTTTGAAACACGATTATATAAAAGATTTACGCATTTAGGCTCTCAAAGACGTATGAAATGGTTACCAGATGAAAATAGCCAAACTGGATATAGTCCTTCTAAACAATTTGATTGGGGAAACTTTATCAGTTATCTGAATAAAGCAAATCACGTTATGAAAGAGATAAATAAGGACGACACAATAATTCGACAATACAGAAAAGTTTGGAATAAATTTCACGATGTCAAGAAAGCGACCTACGAAGAATTATTAAGCGATAAAAAATAAAGCACTTAGCAAACTTAATCATGTTTAAAAGAGATAATGTAGCTCCGCCATTTGCTAAGACAGTATATTAATAATCCTACTCCGTTCAAGTTATAAAACTTTTATTCCCTCCTATTTTTCTCGGTTATCCATTTGGATAAATACTTCGAGGCCATTACGGTGTGCTGCGCCAACATGCCACCAATAAAATTTTGGCTGCGGTGGTTGTCCAAGTTTTTTTGCAGTGCAGTTATCCTATTCAATAAATTGGCTTCTAAATCTTTGGCATTGTATACCTGCTGTAAAATTTTAAGTCCGTT from Costertonia aggregata harbors:
- a CDS encoding ATP-grasp domain-containing protein yields the protein MQLYDIVILTDRRYINAKETNTYIKNLLLEDRLVFKALEQQGLKVARKAWDDPCFDWNITKCALFRTTWDYFDRYVEFSHWLKSVSSKTQLINSKELLHWNIDKHYLQDLANKGVNIPKTLFIEKGQKHTLHKTVDEAIETLDFTCNDYILKPCVSGAARHTYKMHKSEISQHEAIFQKLISSEALMLQEFQKNIVAHGEVSMMIFEGIFTHAVLKVAKAGDFRVQDDFGGSVHTYDATKDEIAFAKKVVAACPELPLYARVDIFRDNMNKLALAELEIFEPELWFRYFPKAATILAQSIKRTYFS
- a CDS encoding ion channel, translated to MTTVGYGDKAPKSGFGKIAALVLMFTGLLFISGLTASIASSLTVTQLNSDPDSFNEFKERKVGSVKNTGTTGFLKAHFFKDIHLYDNVTEGLIDLKDNKIEAFMYDEPILKYRIQQDSTLGRLNILPVKFDVQFYAFGLAKDQTVLEQAISQRILEIMETNEWQVLLSEYGLTEI
- a CDS encoding transporter substrate-binding domain-containing protein, which codes for MLHTRKFLMVLLLLLSVGISNAQTQKDTLLVGYTAAPPFIINKNATLQGINIWLWKRVAKDLDLKYRFIPMGFSTMLDSLKNGSIDVSINPLTITSERSNKMEFTHSFYASNSTVAVAELSSFQKIYQFIEGFFNINFLKGLLLLLAIILLFGFLGWYFERKANPEHFRGGIKRAFGTVFGGLPLH
- a CDS encoding GNAT family N-acetyltransferase, which codes for MTIKLLHAKELNATIQSQVEALYKQLNAVNVQRPLEQILHENNNVIVAVCRDNEAVVAIAMLSTYIIISGHRGIVEDVVVDSAYRGKGIGKKLMQKLLEEAKKQKLDEILLFTGHHRTAAINLYKGLGFTLRKSGVYNMKL
- a CDS encoding XRE family transcriptional regulator — translated: MENEFTLKRFIDIRRELGYTQAEFAKLLGISNTTADIERGRTKLSGRVVAELLKQFKINPLWLFGESENQYLETSKTSVIPKVVTIDSSENENMVLVNAKAAAGYPQNIQDTSWYEQLPAFDLPIPEFRNATYRGFQIEGESMLPNLKPGEWVLAKATEHIDDVNPNKMYVVVLLDAVLVKKIERKPNSNNITLVSLNETYPPYEIKPFQIQEIWQISSKITFGEDATTEKGLLKQLQESMDELKSQLKYVKKV
- a CDS encoding putative DNA modification/repair radical SAM protein yields the protein MSFERIKEKLNILADAAKYDVSCSSSGSKRTNTNKGLGDSSGMGICHSYSEDGRCISLLKILLTNYCIFDCAYCVTRKSSDIKRAAFKIQEVVDLTINFYRRNYIEGLFLSSGIFKSPDYTMERLVAVAKKLRLEENFNGYIHLKSIPGASDELMREAGLYADRLSVNIEVPTISGLKLLAPDKKHEDFTKPMLKVKNEIIQYKAEKKIIKSTPKYAPAGQSTQMIIGATGESDRDIMYSATHYYKNYNMKRVYYSGYVPVAEDSRLPAIGTQVPMLRENRLYQTDWLLRFYGFNVTEILNDIHPNLDMDIDPKLSWALRNLEHFPVDVNRADKRMLARVPGLGMKSVHKIIHARRFRKLNWEHLKKIGVALNRAKYFMVCDSNQWERRDMEAQKIKGLILRNSVGKFRKEYSNQLQLFN
- a CDS encoding TIGR03915 family putative DNA repair protein — its product is MKNSKILIYDGSFNGFLTAVFIAFEEKVPVSDIQKNSVRQSGLFSETETIFTQTDKAQRVWKGIQKKSNSAVKNIYFAYLSENKGIELLLYRYIRKLFANKNSIHSDYSDGVVLKISQLARSVGREKHRMEAFVRFQLTQDQIYFANIEPDFDVLPLISKHFKSRYADQQWIIYDVKRKYGLFYNLHQVEIIALDMDEVYANSIRKNDRFLGEEYSYQELWNNYFKSTNIKSRINKKLHTQHVPKRYWKYLSEKKTAI
- a CDS encoding reverse transcriptase domain-containing protein, which encodes MNDEWLKFKKYPHIGKPLTNKKDKKWLKNYINNPENIANHKFVPLLHRTLSQRKYRPLENAPKNKSGKRQRTVSDKKERHIYFPSHLDSIIYSYYSHLLTKAYEDFLEDKPYGSVAVAYRKIPIGNGKSGNKSNIEFAFEAFEFIEKNKHLKLSIIVADVTSFFDNLDHRILHSQWKRVLNTDNLPKDHYTIFKNLVDNKYVNENELFKRFQHKLIIERFLPNDTSQKVLKRKKVSKIYNMRHENVVAFCDKDEFFEEATDLIRTDKPYKKDIRQKLNKKEKKGIPQGTPISATLANIYMLDFDERVHSKTTSRNAYYQRYSDDLIIICAQEDEEYFYDLIRKEIEVEANLDIQPKKTNTYRYELNENSEFYGGSIKNGILNPNKQLEYLGFMYDGSKIRVKTAGFSKFYRTMKRSFRRGAHFAKKAHIPSDSLFETRLYKRFTHLGSQRRMKWLPDENSQTGYSPSKQFDWGNFISYLNKANHVMKEINKDDTIIRQYRKVWNKFHDVKKATYEELLSDKK